The proteins below come from a single Dermatophagoides farinae isolate YC_2012a chromosome 7, ASM2471394v1, whole genome shotgun sequence genomic window:
- the LOC124496422 gene encoding acetylcholine receptor subunit alpha-like 1 has translation MMIILSNQSILLLMIICTCPINVMTNPDAKRLYDDLINGYNSIIRPLGNNSDRLVVKMGLRLSQLIDVNLKNQIMTTNVFVEQRWIDYKLKWEPEDYGGVTKLHVPSEQIWLPDIVLYNNADGNYEITIMTKAILHSDGLVIWKPPAIYKSSCEIDVEYFPFDEQTCFMKFGSWTYDGYTIDLRHIHEKNDDPVVEMGMDLSSFYLSVEWDLMAVPARRKVIFYSCCDTPYIDITFNLTLRRKTLFYTFNLIIPCVAISCLSILVFYLPSDSGEKVSLSISIMLSLVVFFLLLAEIIPPTSLTVPLLGRYLLFTMILLTLSSVATIAVLNVNFRSPSTHRMAPWVKKVFIQILPKYLCMQRPQDANEEDDDITAVQSDMEQRNDEQNARNGPMMDDFYSFNNSPYISKHHHQQQQQQRRRSNSLTSFESNEFTIIPEKCLANDQRIKSPQPLYPPNIDMINDELHDDVQIADQSKSDDSNSAEEYSISPNLRRLTTRIQFLSQHKRNLDKYLQIEDDWKFVAMVLDRLFLWIFTISCISGAALIILRAPSLYSFKQPIDVLFSKVGSNH, from the exons atgatgataattctatCCAATCAatccatattattattgatgataatttgtacATGTCCAATAAATGTAATGACCAATCCAGAT GCAAAAcgattatatgatgatctaATCAATGGATACAATAGTATTATTCGACCATTG GGCAATAATTCTGATCGTTTAGTAGTGAAAATGGGTCTTCGATTatcacaattgattgatgtt AATCTAAAAAATCAGATCATGACAACAAATGTATTTGTCGAACAAAGATGgattgattataaattaaaatgGGAACCAGAAGATTATGGTGGTGTCACAAAATTGCATGTTCCATCCGAACAAATTTGGTTACCAG ATATCGTATTATACAATAATGCTGATGGTAATTACGAGATAACCATCATGACCAAAGCAATACTTCATTCAGATGGTCTTGTAATTTGG AAACCACCGGCAATCTACAAAAGTTCATGTGAAATTGATGTCgaatattttccatttgatgaACAGACTTGTTTCATGAAATTCGGTAGCTGGACATATGATGGCTATACg ATTGATCTAAGACATatccatgaaaaaaatgatgatccagtAGTTGAAATGGGTATGGATTTAAGCAGTTTCTATCTAAGTGTTGAATGGGATTTAATGGCTGTACCGGCTCGTCGTAAAGTCATTTTTTACAG cTGTTGCGATACACCATATATTGATATTACATTCAATTTAACATTACGTCGGAAAACATTATTCTATACATTTAATCTGATCATACCATGTGTTGCAATATCATGTCTTTCAATTTTAGTATTTTATCTTCCATCGGATTCAGGTGAAAAAGTTAGCCTTTCCATATCAATTATGCTTTCGTTggtagtgttttttttattattggccGAAATTATTCCACCAACAAGTTTAACAGTACCATTACTTGGCCGTTATCTTTTATTCACAATGATTCTGTTAACATTATCCAGTGTGGCAACAATAGCTGTattgaatgtaaattttCGTTCACCATCAACACATCGAATGGCACCATGGGTGAAAAAAGTATTCATACAAATTCTGCCAAAATATCTATGTATGCAAAGACCACAAGATGCaaatgaagaagatgatgatataacaGCAGTACAATCTGATATGGAACAacgaaatgatgaacaaaatgcaCGTAATGGACCAATGatggatgatttttattcattcaataattctCCATACATttcaaaacatcatcatcaacaacaacaacaacaacgacgaagAAGTAATAGTTTGActtcattcgaatcaaatgaatttacGATTATTCCGGAAAAATGTTTGGCAAATGATCAACGAATAAAATCACCACAACCACTTTATCCACCCAATATTGatatgataaatgatgaattacatgatgatgtacaAATAGCAGATCAAAGTAAATCAGATGATTCGAATTCAGCTGAAGAATATTCGATTAGTCCAAATCTACGACGATTAACAACAAGGATTCAATTCCTATCACAACATAAACGTAATCTGGATAAATATTTACAG ATTGAAGATGATTGGAAATTTGTAGCCATGGTATTGGATCGTCTATTCTTATGGATATTCACCATAAGCTGTATTAGTGGTGCTGCATTAATCATATTACGTGCACCTAGCCTTTATAGTTTTAAACAACCAATAGATGTATTGTTTAGTAAAGTTGGttcaaatcattga